TGGTAATAATCTAACATGATCATCTTCGTCAAACAGCCTCAGGTAAACATTGCATGAGGAGAATATTGTACCATTTTCTGATGCCTAGTATAATGCCTATCCCTGACcatacatctttatattttaaacaaagaaaaagatTTTATGATAGCCTTTATAATATCAGTATTTTCGACATTAGCATTAGAAGTGGCACAGGAGCTTAAggttttactttaaatgttaGCATTCATCCTTTCAATAAAACGAGTGTTCACTTCCTTCAACCCCTAGCCACCCATTCGTCCTCCCGTATCCCCTTTATCCCGAAGGGATTTGCAGAACCCTCTTTCCAGGCAATTTCAGTCACCAAATATCATCATTCTTCCTTTGATTTGATTatctatattttgaaattttaatacaattaaagctAACATTTCTTGTTTGCACGGTACTATTTATCGGCATTTTTCTTACGATACCTCAGCTTTCTTTTGTTTTCTAATCTAAACGAGTAAAttcatttgatgattttataaCGTAGCATTTGGTAGATAGgaaatttattaccaatttaaatacattgtcaaaaaattaaaaaatcactttcaaaACACATGGCTTTCAAAACTTCGAATAGCGTGggacttttaataaaaaacaaaagcaatttaCCAAACCAAAATctaaattcaacaatagtggagtgtACAAATTAAAGTGCAATGATTCTCAATCCCACTCTATCGGATAAACCGGCCAAAGcctttaaaattagatttaaggaacaaataaaagcattgaaaacatcatcaagttcaaaatatgctgaccatttaaataacacctgccatacatacactaacattgACAACAATCTTGAAATGTTACACACATGCAAAAAAGTCACCTattgtcaactttagaacatttttaatttaacaaaattgccaaaatattcataatatattatttcatgtcaaagattttctaacaacaaatttattattcgatagacttttaaacaatatatattgaccaacataaaattaaaaacaacaaatttagacaccaaggtagttaaaacatgtgaaaatttgattataattatatattttcttaatttaactcAAACTaatagtacctgaagatgaattcctagagtttgaaatgtacattgtacgaaaataaaaacgatcaaaaagtgttaaaaaggtttattattgtatatatatatatatatttatcaaaaaaattttgaggctacatctctaatacaaatttaaagtattaattcaTATATAGACCCTAAATGAAGCCATTACATAGGACATTTTAGATGATTATTATAAGCTCAAAAAACTCCTAAGTTGAAAAAATAGTAAAGCACATTTCCTCACAAATTACGAAAAACCATCCAATTGAAACATATTCTATCAAACACGGAGATCAAACCACCTGCTGTAAAAgtgcaagtattcaacactctAAAACAAgaagtaacaatattttagaaaacacgtTTGTCGTATCTAAATTGATAATCATCCTTTTATTGCAGTAgtgagtataaattattttatcagtgCACAAAAGAAACCAGCCTTCTATAATTTTATGTGcgtgtttctttattttaagttttattacctGGCACATAgtttattgatagttttaattcattaagttttgtaatggaacataatcatattaaaaacaattttttctgtcTCAAGGTGTCTTTCACTAATGGGCAGTCACATCCACAGTCTTCTCTCTCCAGCTTTATACCTATACCTGTTACCACCCGACTAGACCTTTCCAATTTTAATACACGAGAAGGATCTTTTTCTACGTCAGTAGTCTCTTTTCGAATCTCCTGTGGCCGCTCATCTAAACATCCACAATTTCCTCCTGGGCTGTTTTTTATTTCCAAGCTAACTAGGTTGTGCCAGTCACACTGGTTCTTACCAAACTTCCTGAGGTCGGTTTGATCAGTAGGAGGTAGTACATCTCGGCACAAGTCAGTTTTACTTGATTGTGGTAACTGTAACGTGGATATTTCTGGCacagtcttagtattttttgcaCTTTTTGTTTTGCAGCCACATTTCCTTTCCTTTTTTGTCTCTGCATCCTCACTCTCTTGGATACATGATTTCCACAATACAGGTAGCTGGAAAGTATGGTCAAGTTGTCTTAGAACTGTAATTCCGACAGTTTTTTCCTCCTCTGCAACTATCGGTTTCAAAACCTCGCTTCGTTTATTGGCTTCAGAGTCACCTTCCTCTGACTTGCTGGTCGTCTCCATAGCACTGGGTTTGAAAACGTATTGGCGGTAGTCGTCGATGGACTGGAAAGAGGTGCTAATTACAGGACCAAAACACGACAGACGGCAGTATAATTCTAATTGGCCTTTTTTAACACTAAAGACATTCACAATGTCACTAGTCTCCTTGTGGACGGTGGTTACTGGCAGGATGACGCCCTCCTTGCAGGACTGAATGATGGAGATACTGAAATCATCCGGTAGACGTACTCTCGCATATCCTACAGGATCGCACGTTGTCGAATCCTCGTTACAACGCAAAACT
This genomic stretch from Homalodisca vitripennis isolate AUS2020 chromosome 6, UT_GWSS_2.1, whole genome shotgun sequence harbors:
- the LOC124365273 gene encoding uncharacterized protein LOC124365273, which produces MAWDWNQHPGAYDVGYDPYGYGWYPEEPTETEEEKQQREKEEKERIEAIQANRLFLKKVKKQCVLEDFVDLQRYKLFLFEVMIETLEVKGASTLGILSENEESRIAAKVQFLNSSFIEIYENPIERPLNLEETQHTDYFQNLSETKRKDIFASSEGNGVGTSQEDERDQDFPVSRWENASGKSFLFSKTALELIQDLERYPVVVQVLRCNEDSTTCDPVGYARVRLPDDFSISIIQSCKEGVILPVTTVHKETSDIVNVFSVKKGQLELYCRLSCFGPVISTSFQSIDDYRQYVFKPSAMETTSKSEEGDSEANKRSEVLKPIVAEEEKTVGITVLRQLDHTFQLPVLWKSCIQESEDAETKKERKCGCKTKSAKNTKTVPEISTLQLPQSSKTDLCRDVLPPTDQTDLRKFGKNQCDWHNLVSLEIKNSPGGNCGCLDERPQEIRKETTDVEKDPSRVLKLERSSRVVTGIGIKLEREDCGCDCPLVKDTLRQKKLFLI